A stretch of the Agelaius phoeniceus isolate bAgePho1 chromosome 1, bAgePho1.hap1, whole genome shotgun sequence genome encodes the following:
- the CCDC13 gene encoding coiled-coil domain-containing protein 13, whose translation MEPEVKVIEDFKSQFKAYQEQQQRRLKNLMEAKKEKQDRQKSTGSTKETVRALSDLNLFKKGPPVKEDASKSFFEAENEQLQDQLRELRDENCRLYRLMAEKDFEIKELQKRVREERLALSGVSGLAGDVAATKIVELAKKNREVTAEFESERARVKQLNHRVKELERELQAAAEKIHSLGGDAAGIKESALKKLEGSLAENPEVKALQEKLSTANVKVTEYRNQLQNLKQELKLTQKILAKEVGEDVNIQSLLTNSGSWRGRAQQIVLLQSKVHELEHKLNQQKIRTSLLEMDEGLLAFPDPRKLSVQEKNLLKIRSLEKEKKESLEKLSEQHNTLQKNHEELKKKLDASRARNQMLCGEVKMLKGQIGTLLEKGKHDDELIDALLSQQKQMQEILKGLSQKTGENKEMMDPEIQNQSTVIDELRQVVADREAKVKTLEEEIGQLTHQDKSGAAHPPPSEHSGSPEAGRTESARTVSAMGHVLVESAASEPFFLIPPARSAGTDSLSWEALLGELIAQRLLCQPAEEEREKLLELVAVLQQRVEESSDKALEAEKKLQEEQWLSDSLEQQLGKLQVDPESSTAAQEPALRSRKAQPSLPLHVNDREELSASLSELPLEPQVEELSRRLGFQMDENKSLKAALKETVTAKGEDF comes from the exons ATGGAGCCAGAGGTAAAAGTGATTGAAGATTTCAAAAGCCAGTTCAAGGCttatcaggagcagcagcaaaggcGGCTGAAAAATttgatggaggccaagaaggagaagcaggacaggCAGAAGAGCACTGGCAGCACAAAGGAGACTGTAAGAGCACTGAGTGATCTAAACCTCTTTAAAAAAGGACCTCCTGTAAAGGAAGATGCCAGCAAAAG TTTCTTTGAGGCTGAGaatgagcagctgcaggatcagctccgaGAGCTCCGGGATGAGAACTGCAGGCTCTACAGACTGATGGCAGAGAAAGATTTTGAAATAAAGGAGCTCCAGAAAAGAGTAAGGGAGGAGAGGTTGGCTCTGTCAG GAGTGTCTGGTTTAGCTGGAGACGTGGCTGCCACTAAAATCGTGGAGTTGGCCAAAAAGAATCGGGAGGTGACTGCTGAGTTTGAGAGTGAGAGAGCCAGAGTGAAGCAGCTGAATCACAGAGTCAAGGAGCTGGAGAGAGAA CTacaggcagctgcagaaaaaATCCATTCCCTTGGTGGTGATGCTGCAGGAATCAAGGAATCAGCTCTGAAAAAGCTGGAAGGAAGCTTG GCTGAAAATCCAGAGGTGAAAGCACTGCAAGAAAAGTTGAGCACAGCCAACGTAAAAGTGACAGAATATCGAAACCAGCTCCAGAATTTGAAACAGGAACTGAAGCTGACCCAAAAG ATTTTAGCCAAAGAAGTTGGGGAAGATGTGAATATCCAAAGTCTCTTGACCAATTCTGGCAGCTGGCGTGGGCGAGCTCAGCAAATTGTCCTTCTCCAAAGCAAG GTTCACGAGCTGGAGCATAAACTGAATCAGCAAAAGATCAGAACTTCACTGCTGGAGATGGATGAGGGACTGCTGGCATTTCCTGATCCAAGGAAATTGTCAGTCCAAGAGAAGAACTTGCTGAAGATTCGCAGcttggagaaagaaaagaaggaatctCTGGAG AAACTCTCTGAGCAACACAACACTCTCCAAAAAAACCACgaggaattgaaaaaaaaacttGATGCCTCAAGAGCCAGGAACCAAATGCTGTGTGGAGAAGTGAAGATGCTGAAGGGCCAGATTGGAACCTTGCTGGAGAAAGGGAAACACGATGATGAGCTCATAGATGCCTTGCTG AGCCAGCAGAAGCAAATGCAGGAGATTTTAAAGGGCCTGAGCCAGAAGACGGGTGAGAACAAGGAGATGATGGACCCTGAGATTCAGAATCAAAGCACCGTGATAGATGAGCTCAGGCAGGTGGTGGCTGACAGAGAAGCAAAGGTTAAAACTCTGGAGGAGGAGATTGGGCAGCTCACACATCAG GACAAGTCAGGAGCTGCTCATCCACCACCCTCTGAGCACTCAGGATCACCTGAGGCTGGAAGGACAGAATCTGCCCG CACAGTGTCCGCGATGGGCCACGTGCTCGTGGAGTCAGCAGCCTCAGAGCCTTTCTTCCTCATCCCACCTGCAAG GTCTGCTGGCACGGACAGCTTGAGCTGGGAAGCGCTGCTGGGAGAGCTCATAGCACAGAGGCTTCTGTGCCAGCCTGCtgaagaggagagggaaaagctcctggagctggtggctgtgctgcagcaaag GGTGGAAGAAAGCAGTGACAAAGCCTTGGAAGCTGAGAAGAAGCTCCAGGAAGAGCAGTGGCTGAGTGACAGCCtggaacagcagctgggaaagctgcaggtggatccagagagcagcacagctgcccaggagcctgccctgaggagcagaaaag cccagcccagcctccccttGCATGTGAATGACAGAGAGGAGCTCTCTGCATCCCTGTctgagctgcccctggagcctcaggtggaggagctgagcaggag GCTTGGCTTCCAGATGGATGAGAACAAAAGTCTGAAGGCTGCTCTGAAGGAGACTGTGACAGCCAAAGGGGAGGATTTTTAA